AAAACGGATTCTAAACTTACTTCGGGATCTAATTTTGAGCGGTATTTCCAGAGATGAATAAATACGTTTTGTGTCACATCTTCTGAATCTGCAAGCTGCGCCGTGTATTTTTTTACAAAACAGAATACTTTATAATGGTACAAATCATAGATTTCTTTAAAACAGGAATCATCACCGGCGCGTAACCTTACTATCAAATTAGAACTCATAATGCGAATATAAATTTATTAAAGAAGCCTCTTACAAAAGTATAATAAACCTTACTTCATTATTTTTCAGGTTTCATCATTTAATAATTTGTTAATATTGAGCTTTCACTCCTCTCATAATTTATTAAATATTTAAAAAATAAAGCCTATTAAAGGGAATACTCCTGATTCGTTTAAAAGTTAAAGTTTTAAACTAATGTATAAGATTGAAATAAAATACGCTTAATTATTTTGTAATATAAAACCTATTTTTAACCCGTTGGGTGTAATTCAAAAATTATATATTTTGACGCGGATTAGAGGGATTCGTTATCACGAAGACGCGGATTTTTACGGTAATATATAAATCAGTTATATCCGCGTTTTTGCAAAGCAAATCTGTTTTATCCGTGTTATAATTTTTTAAATATTACATAGAAAATACAATTGCACGCAACGTCTTTATTTTTAATACAAATTGAAGCGTTCAAAATTTTTCAATAAAACTAAAAGCCCTGAACTTCTAAAATTCAGGGCTTTTTTATGCTGGAGCAAACAGGAAATTATTTTCCTGAAACTGCTTCTAAAATTTTATCATAAATCGCTGTATTCTGGTATACTCCCGTAAAATACTGCGCTCCGGGACCGTAAGCAAAAACCGGAACCGGAATTGAGGTATGATCGTTTGTACTGAAACTTCCGTGAACGTAACCTTTCTCAATGCTTCCGTCGATTAATGAAAGCCCGCCTGTTTCGTGGTCTGCCGTAACAATTAACAGCGTTTCAGGGTTTTGGTCTACAAATGCCATCGCCTGCCCTATCAGTTTGTCAAAATCCAGCATTTCGCGTACTACATATTCTACGTTGGTCTGGTGTCCGCCGTAATCAATCTGCGCGGCTTCTTCCATAATAAAAAACGGACTTTTAGTTTTGGTTAAAGTACTCACGGCTTTATTAAAAGCTTTGGTTAAGAAATCACCTCTTCCGTTTTTCATAGAAACCACCGCTGCATCTTCTAAAACCACATAACGGCTGTTTTTGATGGTGTCGATACTGACAAATTTATCCGAAAACGTGTAGCCTCTTTCCTTTAAAATTTTAGACAGATCTTTACCGTCTTTTCTCGACATAAATTCTTTCTGCCCTCCTCCAATTAAAATATCAGACGGATTCGTCAGAAAATCATTTGCAATGGGTTCATTAAAACTTCTTTCGGGCTGATGTGCATAAAAAGCAGCCGGAGTAGCATCTGTAATATTTCCGGCAGAAATAATTGCCGTTTTATAGTTTTTCTTAGCCAGAAGCTGTGTAATTGATTCCAGCGGTTTTCCCTGTTCGTCAACACTTATAAAACGGTTATTAGTTTTATGTCCTGTCGCCATGGCGGTACCTCCCGCAGCCGAATCGGTAATATAACTGTCTGAAGCCTTGGTAATCGAGAATCCCTGAGTTGGGATATTAAACAAACTCAACTGTCCTTTATTTGCCGTATAACCTGTATAGATCTGCGCTAATCCCATTCCGTCTCCAATTAACAAAATAACGTTTTTAGGACGTTTGCTTTTGAATCCATTTTTAGGAACATAGGCCTGATGAAACTCTGTATTTTGATAAAAAGTTGTTTTGATACTGTTGATGAACTGCGTCAATTCGGCTACTTTATCCGTTCCAATGAAATCTACTTTTAAGTTCATCAAAGCCATGTACGTATTTACGTTGTCCTGTGTAGCCCAGAATCTGATTTTTTTATTCTGATCGTGTACTTTTTTAATGATTGCCTGAATTTTTTCTAAATCCGGCTGCGTCAGAACACCTTTTCCGTTCCAAACCGTGATTTCTTTCAAATCTTCGCTGATCATTTCAACTTTTGCCAGCTGATCCGGAGTGTAGTTTTCGTTCAGTCTTCCGTCAAAATAAATAAATTCAGGAAAGTCTTTCCACTGCGCCGGATTCGGTCTGTTTCCTGAAATAACCACTTTGATGTTTTTGTTCGAAATGATATCCGGAAACGTTTTTAACTGTTGTACAATTGCTTTTAAAGACGCATCAGCATCAGACTTAATGTCGATCATTAAAATTAAGGGTTTGCCGCTTGGGTACGCTTTTCCTTCCAACGTTTTTAATTTGGCAGAAAGCGGTTCCAGATACAAACTTTTCAGCGTATTGTGGGACGCAATTTCTTTTTGAGTATGGGCAACAAATAATTCGTTGTTTACTAAGAAAACATCGGCTTCTATAACGCCGGCTTCGTTAGAATAAGCGCCATAAAACGGAAGTCGGCTTTCGTAATCGTTATGGGAATGAATGTTTGAAGAACTGTATTCCTGTGCCTGAACGGCAAAGAAAAACTGGAGGCAGAAAAGGGTGATTATTTTTTTCATCGAAATAGTTTTAATTCTATAAAGCCGCAGGTAACTTTATAAAATAATTGAAATTATGTACTTGTATTATTAGAAATGCCTAAACCAGTCCTTACAAAAAGACTGGTTTAGGATATTATAAATTCGTTTATTACATTTTTTACGACAGCAGGCTTCGATTACCAGGTCTAGGCCTGCGAGGTAAAAAAATAAACAAACAAAATGAAATTACTTTTTACCAGCCTTCGTTTTGATCCAGCATTCCTTTGCTTACTGCAATCTCATCAGGCGGTATTGGCCAAACGTGGTGGATAGTGGGATTAAAATTACGGGCAGGATAAATAACGCTTCCGTCGTAGTGGTGCAGTGGCTTTGCATACGTTTCTCTGGCATCTCCCCAGCGAACTAAATCGAAGTGGCGGTCTGTCCACTCGCCTGCCAATTCACAGCGTCTTTCTCTTTTTAAATCGGTCATTGTAGCTCCGGCAAGATCTGTAAGTCCGGCACGGTGGCGAATCATATTGATTTCAGTATCGGCATTTTGTCCTTTCATTAATTTAGCTTCGGCCAGCATCAAAATAACATCGGCATAACGTAAAAGCGGAACATTTAAAGCTGTTGAAGGTTTATCTCCGTTGGCATTAACATAACGAATATCTACAGCTCCCGATCCTGTTTTTGGATAACTGAACGGCTCCATGTATTTTTTAAACTGGTATCCTGTCCTGTTACTTGAACTTACTATGTATTTTCCTTCGTTAAACGTTACTTCTTCGCCAAAATAAACAAATTTATCTCCTTTTTGTAAAATAGTAGCGCTGCGTCTTTTGTCGTTTGGAGCATAGGCATCAAATAACTCTTTTGTAGGATAAAAATTTCCCCATCCGTTGTAAACTCCCCATCCTTTATCTTCAAGGCATACACCCGGAAAAATAGAACCTAATGAGGTGTTTTCGGCGCTTGATGTTACAGACCAGATATATTCTGATGACCAGTTATTGCTGATTTTAAATACGTCTTCAAAATTATCGAGCAGTTTATGTTTCCCGCTGTTTACAACCAGATTAGCATATTTAATGGCATTATCCCAGTCTTTGGCATACAAATACGTACGAACTAAATAAGCCCAGGCGGCAGTTTTATGAGCACGTCCGTAATTGTCCGGTGTAAGTTCGTTGAAATACGGCAGTAAATCGGCTGCTTTGATTAAGTCGGCTGCGATATAAGCGTAATTTTCAGCCACGTTTCTGGCACGCGGTACGTAAACATTTGTAAAATCGGCACGGTCCTGAATTGGAATTCCCGCGCGTGCATCGCCATAATGATACGCCAGTTCCAAATGCATTACGGCATGATTGAAGTACGCTTCTCCTAACATTCCGTTTTTTGTTTTCTCGTCAAGCGGAATATTCGGAATATTACGGATTACGTCGTTACAGCGTTTCATGATTTCGTAGTGAATTCTCCAGATATCTTTTGTATCCGATTCGGCACCATCTACAATAAAATTCTTGATACGTTCTGCGTTTTGTCTTGGTTTTGTTCCAATGTCATCGCTGGCATTGTTAAGCCAGAAGAAACCGCGTCCGTACATATTATCATCAGAGTATAAAGCGTAAATCGCGTTTACCCCCGCTTTTGCATCGGCAGGAGTTTTCCAGAAATTCCCGCTCGAAGGTGCTCCCTGCGGTACTACATCAAGTTCGCTTTCGCAGGCCGTTGTGGCGGCAAAAAGCGCAAAACCCAATACTAAAAGACCTATTTTTTTCATTTTGATTTGTTTTTATTTTTTAAAAAGTAGCATTAACACCTGTCATGTAAATACGGGAAAGCGGGTAACGTCCTAAATCCATTCCGAAGTTTTTAAGACCCACCTCCGGATCCATTCCTGAATATTTTGTAATTGTAAACAGGTTTTGAGCAGAAATAAAGAATCTTAGTTTTGCTTTTCCGTTCAACCAGCTTTCTTTAACAGTATAACCAAGCGAAACGTTTTTCAGTCTTAAGAAAGAAGCATCTTCGATATAAAGATCTGAGATACGTCCGAAGTTATTGTTGTTATCTGTAGATGAAAGCACCGGAATATTGGTATTGGTATTGGTTGGCGACCAGGCATCTTTAGAATCAGCCAATAAGTTATATCCAGGGAAAGAAGCATTTAATCCTGTGTGTTTTACAGCATTGAAAACACTGTTTCCTGCAGCTCCGCTAAAGAAAATATTCATATCGAAACCTTTGTATCTGAAATTCGCATTTAAGCTGTACGTTGTTTTTGGAAAAGGGCTTCCCAATACAACCCTGTCATTGTTATTAATAACACCGTCTCCGTTTTCGTCTTTAAACTTAATATCACCTGCAACTGCATTTGGCTGATACTGAACGCCGTCTTTATTTACATACGCTTTTGCTTCGGCATCACTCTGAAACAATCCGTCTGAAGCATATCCGTAAAAAGCACCAACCGGACTTCCTACTTTATAGATATTTGCCAAAGGAAGGCTTCGTACTCTTGCTAAATCCAATGGTTCAAGTGCGCTTAAATCATCCTTAATCGAAACAATTTTATTACTTAGAAATCCTGCGTTTGCTGTTACGTCAAACTTAAATTCACCACGTGTTTTCTGATAGGTTAAACTCAATTCGATCCCTTTATTTTCAACATCACCTGAGTTTACGATTCGGCCCTCAGGAGTTCCTGAAACACCTGGAAGCTGGTCTTTAACCAACATGTCTTTGTTTGTTTTTACATACGCATCAACAGATCCTATTAAGCTGTTATTAAGCATAGTAAAATCTAAACCAATATTCGTCTGCTCAGAACTTTCCCATCTTAAATCAGGGTTAGATAATTCGCTTTCGGCATATCCGTAATTGATTGTTGGAACAGTTCCTATTAAAGCCTGAGTCTGAGATAACGGCACACTAAACTGGTACGGTCCAAGGTTTCCTAAGTTACCAATCTGACCCCAGCTGGCACGTAATTTTAAACTGCTGATAACAGGCTCGATTCCTTTCATGAAATTTTCTTCGGAAATTAACCATCCTGCCGAAACAGAAGGATATACTTTCCAGCGGTTTGCCGATAAAAGTTTTGACGTTCCGTCGCGGCGAACAATTCCTGATAACATGTATTTCTGACCAAAATCGTAGTTAAGTCTTCCTACATAAGAAGAAATAATTTCATCTGATGCACCTGTATCTCGCTGCTGGATTAATTTTGCATTCAGCAGATAACGCTGTGAAGGGTCTTCGTTGTCAAAACCGGTTCCTTCAATGGTAT
This portion of the Flavobacterium gelatinilyticum genome encodes:
- a CDS encoding alkaline phosphatase, giving the protein MKKIITLFCLQFFFAVQAQEYSSSNIHSHNDYESRLPFYGAYSNEAGVIEADVFLVNNELFVAHTQKEIASHNTLKSLYLEPLSAKLKTLEGKAYPSGKPLILMIDIKSDADASLKAIVQQLKTFPDIISNKNIKVVISGNRPNPAQWKDFPEFIYFDGRLNENYTPDQLAKVEMISEDLKEITVWNGKGVLTQPDLEKIQAIIKKVHDQNKKIRFWATQDNVNTYMALMNLKVDFIGTDKVAELTQFINSIKTTFYQNTEFHQAYVPKNGFKSKRPKNVILLIGDGMGLAQIYTGYTANKGQLSLFNIPTQGFSITKASDSYITDSAAGGTAMATGHKTNNRFISVDEQGKPLESITQLLAKKNYKTAIISAGNITDATPAAFYAHQPERSFNEPIANDFLTNPSDILIGGGQKEFMSRKDGKDLSKILKERGYTFSDKFVSIDTIKNSRYVVLEDAAVVSMKNGRGDFLTKAFNKAVSTLTKTKSPFFIMEEAAQIDYGGHQTNVEYVVREMLDFDKLIGQAMAFVDQNPETLLIVTADHETGGLSLIDGSIEKGYVHGSFSTNDHTSIPVPVFAYGPGAQYFTGVYQNTAIYDKILEAVSGK
- a CDS encoding RagB/SusD family nutrient uptake outer membrane protein, whose amino-acid sequence is MKKIGLLVLGFALFAATTACESELDVVPQGAPSSGNFWKTPADAKAGVNAIYALYSDDNMYGRGFFWLNNASDDIGTKPRQNAERIKNFIVDGAESDTKDIWRIHYEIMKRCNDVIRNIPNIPLDEKTKNGMLGEAYFNHAVMHLELAYHYGDARAGIPIQDRADFTNVYVPRARNVAENYAYIAADLIKAADLLPYFNELTPDNYGRAHKTAAWAYLVRTYLYAKDWDNAIKYANLVVNSGKHKLLDNFEDVFKISNNWSSEYIWSVTSSAENTSLGSIFPGVCLEDKGWGVYNGWGNFYPTKELFDAYAPNDKRRSATILQKGDKFVYFGEEVTFNEGKYIVSSSNRTGYQFKKYMEPFSYPKTGSGAVDIRYVNANGDKPSTALNVPLLRYADVILMLAEAKLMKGQNADTEINMIRHRAGLTDLAGATMTDLKRERRCELAGEWTDRHFDLVRWGDARETYAKPLHHYDGSVIYPARNFNPTIHHVWPIPPDEIAVSKGMLDQNEGW